A genomic region of Trichothermofontia sichuanensis B231 contains the following coding sequences:
- a CDS encoding Tll0287-like domain-containing protein encodes MGTLLRRVIGAILAIVVLMAIDHTPAYAGLNEAELATVVQELSTAVVEIESLDALRSGLAATLEGAATEPTMQTFKEVCKPVGMRAKQLSEEQGWQVRQVAQKYRNPEHAPANLYEWQALEQFQKHSELTGFWQPETLTDAAGNSQPGIHYYRRIDVEPSCLACHGAKDGRPQFVKERYPQDLAYNFQPGDLRGMYSVFIPALQSAQ; translated from the coding sequence ATGGGAACACTTTTGCGTCGTGTCATTGGGGCGATATTAGCGATCGTGGTCCTGATGGCAATTGATCATACCCCCGCCTATGCGGGTCTCAACGAAGCAGAATTAGCGACGGTGGTTCAAGAACTCAGTACCGCCGTCGTTGAAATTGAGTCTTTAGATGCCCTGCGATCGGGTCTTGCCGCTACCTTAGAGGGAGCTGCGACGGAACCCACGATGCAAACCTTTAAGGAGGTGTGCAAGCCGGTGGGGATGCGGGCCAAGCAGCTTAGCGAGGAACAGGGCTGGCAGGTGCGACAGGTGGCTCAGAAGTATCGCAACCCGGAACATGCCCCCGCCAACCTTTATGAATGGCAGGCTCTAGAGCAATTTCAAAAGCACTCAGAACTAACAGGATTCTGGCAGCCGGAAACCCTAACCGATGCTGCAGGTAACTCCCAACCGGGGATTCATTACTATCGACGGATTGATGTTGAACCCAGTTGTCTAGCCTGTCATGGGGCCAAGGATGGGCGACCCCAGTTTGTCAAGGAGCGTTATCCCCAGGATTTGGCTTATAACTTCCAACCCGGTGATCTGCGGGGTATGTATTCTGTCTTCATTCCTGCCCTCCAGAGTGCTCAGTAG
- a CDS encoding DUF6671 family protein, with the protein MLCLDQEQNLEIVGEVVSTQTNYAQQTVRSLAEALAFAERVGFPDHGLVVMPQAQSQAGEPIVKGIRDPSVLEQTVAQFLCQSPTAQVHLETDMRAMHNPTRMQVIAAATQDLLQRVQQTCPACNCPGFSCVEQIPGLPCQWCQMPTAVIRAERFACQRCDYQEYRPNALGLTQADPAHCAYCNP; encoded by the coding sequence GTGCTGTGTCTGGACCAAGAGCAAAACCTGGAGATTGTTGGGGAAGTGGTGTCTACCCAAACCAACTATGCCCAGCAAACGGTGCGATCGCTGGCGGAAGCCTTGGCCTTTGCCGAGCGCGTCGGTTTTCCCGATCATGGTCTGGTGGTGATGCCCCAGGCCCAGTCTCAAGCGGGGGAGCCGATCGTGAAGGGGATTCGCGATCCATCCGTCCTGGAACAGACGGTTGCGCAATTCCTCTGCCAATCGCCTACAGCCCAGGTGCATCTGGAGACGGATATGCGGGCGATGCACAACCCTACCCGAATGCAGGTGATTGCCGCGGCTACCCAAGACCTCTTACAACGCGTACAGCAAACTTGTCCTGCCTGCAACTGTCCTGGGTTTAGCTGTGTAGAGCAAATTCCGGGGCTACCCTGTCAATGGTGCCAGATGCCAACAGCAGTGATCCGGGCAGAGCGGTTTGCTTGCCAACGTTGCGATTATCAAGAATATCGCCCCAATGCCTTGGGCCTGACACAGGCAGATCCTGCCCACTGTGCCTATTGCAACCCTTAA
- a CDS encoding SLBB domain-containing protein, producing MTRSASQCATLLMTLTVGLTEAGMINLVGTLAVYAQPHPPTSRPAPPLPGVQSLEQLLRQIQEQSRPLAPTTPAPVTPTPPPTNDETPPTDEQGEAVYRLGPGDTVKINIFDLPDYGGEYQILVDGSLSLPRIGRVMLAGLTLEEAGQLLTDRYSESFVQPVTTVALVKARPLRLAISGEVTRPGSYSLTITDGALYPTVTDLVKEAGGITQNADLRNVRISRRQPPGQPETLTINLWDLVLSGDLAQDITLRDGDSVLIPATTVASDELAALTTANLSPDTIRVGVIGEVRSPGILEVPPNTSLNQALLRAGGFNPQRARRRSVRLLRLNPDGTATDRRVKVDFDRGIDETTNPLLRPNDVILVGRSTSASFGDSMEAILGPLARVIGTTLSISNFIFQIFGGTNRGGN from the coding sequence ATGACACGTTCAGCTTCTCAATGCGCCACCCTACTGATGACGCTCACGGTAGGACTCACCGAGGCGGGCATGATTAATCTGGTGGGCACGCTAGCGGTGTATGCCCAACCCCATCCCCCCACCTCGCGCCCTGCACCCCCGCTGCCCGGTGTTCAGAGTTTAGAACAGCTTTTGCGGCAAATCCAGGAACAGAGCCGGCCCCTGGCCCCGACTACCCCCGCCCCGGTTACCCCGACGCCGCCCCCAACCAATGATGAAACCCCACCCACAGATGAGCAGGGCGAAGCGGTCTATCGCCTGGGGCCTGGCGATACGGTCAAGATTAATATTTTTGATCTGCCAGACTATGGCGGCGAGTACCAAATCCTGGTGGATGGCTCCCTGAGCCTGCCCCGGATTGGCCGCGTGATGCTAGCAGGCTTAACCCTGGAAGAGGCGGGACAACTGTTGACCGATCGCTACTCCGAAAGTTTTGTCCAACCGGTAACCACCGTAGCCTTGGTCAAAGCCCGTCCCTTGCGGCTGGCCATTAGTGGTGAGGTGACGCGGCCCGGTTCCTATAGCCTGACGATTACCGACGGAGCGTTGTACCCGACAGTTACGGATCTGGTGAAGGAAGCGGGGGGTATTACCCAAAATGCCGATTTGCGGAATGTGCGGATCTCACGCCGACAACCCCCAGGACAACCTGAAACTTTGACGATCAATCTTTGGGACTTGGTCCTGAGCGGAGATCTGGCCCAAGATATTACCCTGCGGGATGGGGATAGTGTTCTGATTCCGGCAACAACCGTTGCCTCGGACGAGTTGGCGGCTCTGACTACCGCTAACCTGTCACCCGATACCATTCGCGTGGGGGTCATTGGTGAGGTAAGAAGCCCAGGTATCTTAGAGGTTCCCCCGAATACCTCCCTGAACCAGGCCCTGCTGCGGGCGGGTGGTTTTAATCCCCAGCGGGCGCGGCGCAGGTCAGTGCGGTTGCTGCGGCTGAATCCCGATGGGACGGCCACCGATCGCCGGGTTAAGGTTGACTTTGATCGAGGCATTGATGAGACCACCAATCCGCTGCTGCGGCCTAATGATGTGATTTTAGTCGGTCGGTCGACTTCGGCCAGTTTTGGGGATTCAATGGAAGCTATCCTGGGGCCTCTGGCCCGTGTGATTGGAACGACGCTATCGATCTCGAACTTTATTTTCCAGATATTTGGCGGCACTAATCGGGGGGGGAACTGA